The region GCGGTTCCAATCGGGAGGCTCTCGCTCGCCTTCGCCAGCAGGTACATGCTGCCCGTAAGCGTCGCAATCGTAAAGATGGTGGGCCGCAGCCGCGTAAAGCCGTTCGTATACTTCAGGCCGATCGACCAGCAGACTTCAAGAAGCCCGGCGACGACAAGAATGGTCCAGGGAGATGATTTGAAAAAAGACATAGCGCAGCAGTAGCGTCGTCTTGTCCTAACCGGGTACGGCGCGTCTCGTCCGGAATGCCTGTTGTGGGATCGTCTGCCCGGATGGCAGACTGCCTATGATTTAAGGCTACTGGAGAGCCTGCCGCGACGCAAACGGCGCAACAAATTGCCCTGGCCGCTACAATAGTCAAGGCACCCTGGAAGGCATACAAGACGGATGAGCTGGTTTAAACGCGAAGACAACGAGATCGTTAACGACGCTGAACGCACCGTGCGCACCGAAGGTCTCTGGGTGCGCTGTCCCGAGTGCC is a window of Edaphobacter sp. 12200R-103 DNA encoding:
- the sugE gene encoding quaternary ammonium compound efflux SMR transporter SugE, giving the protein MSFFKSSPWTILVVAGLLEVCWSIGLKYTNGFTRLRPTIFTIATLTGSMYLLAKASESLPIGTAYGVWVGIGAMGAAVLGIVLFDEPASAPRIGFLALLLISIVGLKLTSH